tttgtgtctttttaatCAATTTAAGAAATTTGGCAAATTCTATcacttagtttttattttttcttgcaACAAACATAGACCAGCCTACATAATGCATACACAGGCACCGCCAGACTGGGGACTCCCGCCAAAAGAAAGATGAGCGCATTGATCCATGAAGGGTACGGTACTGACGTCAGAGCTGGAAACTCCTCCTGTAAACAGTATGCAAAATCATTTGTTACCACTATATGCTGGATTATCAACAAcattaacaatacaaatattagaTACATTAATGTGTTTGAGGCATCATTAGAAAAAAAGGGCAACATGCtgatgatttattgatttaatatCTGATCCAGTAGTTTCAGTTCCCAACCTCCTGAACTACATTAAATCATTTAGTAGTCGGGATGTACAATTAACTGGGGTAACATGTCTCTTATGAATAATCTGAGCCCTGCATTGTTGAAATCCACTTTACATATCTTGGATTTAATATTTCCAAAACCCCAAACTTTTACTGAAATTAAATTTCTCTGACATGGTAGACAAACTAAAGGCTAACATCAAGAACTGGAACCTCTCAATGATATTAAAATGGTTGTACTTCCAAGGTTCCTGTACCTTTTCCAAAACCTTCTCATCTATTTACCATTGTCTTTCTTTAAATAACTTGATGCAGCTATCCTCTTGTTTGTCTGGGCAAATAAACCCACTCGCATTTCTAAAGCCCACCGACTGAAGAATGTAAACTGGGTTGCCTCGGCCTTGTATTAAGGCATTATTACTGGGCTACGAATGTGAGGGctctttttaaattaataaaaaaaaagtcaacaaaagGATGGATGCTGATGTTGAGATCAGAACTGATACACCCAAATATAAATGAACACAGATTATTTTATGAGCTTGTGTGCTTACAGAGTTGGAGTCCCAAACTAAGTAGGTGAGCTCTTTTTGGACTTGCGTCACCATGTAGAAAACCAGAATAACCAGAACGATTAGAGGACTGATGAACCTCCATGTAACCTGCCAGAAGATGTTGGGCTAGTTTCTTTGATACGgcccccatccatccatccatcttcaaccgcttatccgggatcgggtcgcgggggcaacagctccagcaggggaccccaaacttccctttcccgggccacattaactagctctgactgggggatcccgaggcgttcccaggccagagtagagatataatctctccacctagtcctgggtcttccccgtggtctcctcccagctggtcgtgcctggaacacctcccaagggaggcgcccaggaggcatccgtgctagatgcccgaaccacctcaactggctcctttcgacagGTGATACGGCCCCAGCTGTTCAAATCAGCTGCTAGTCAAACATACATTAGCTGTGCCTGAGTGAAGGGGCTGCCTCCTTCGAAGGACACAGCCTACAAAGGTAGAAACCTGAATTTGTACTTCCTCTAACAAATGATGCGGTCAGGCGGCATTTATCAACATGTAGAGTCAACAATATCCAAGGTGAACAGCCGGAAGTTACTCTCAAACAGCAACAAAGTTGTAAATGACCGTTGTAAACTTGTCCATGATAACTGAATTTATGACTCGTGACATTTCATGTCAACACATAATGGAAAAACAATGAAGCAGATTGATAGTAAATATCAGTAAAATCTAGGGCAGCCCCCTCCtagttgattagttgttttttatgcttttttcatgctcaatgatttatttctaagaaatttatgagcacatctctggtaaacacaagatttaaagtggttttgtgtgtgtctttgtggagaaactctgtTTTACAGATCAGATTGAttaaaatcaactaatcgacaCAAAATCGCAGcagagtgttagtcgactaagaatttctttggttgagaacagcactaataaatacatacaggaCAAATAGTGAAACGGATCAgggaacaaaaaaatataactaGTTAATATTGCCCATGTTACATATCATGTACAAATATTAAAGACTGTTTGCCTCAATTTTACCTTTCATAAACATTTTTGCATTTGATTGATATGCATACAATGGAGTGGAAGTCCCACACATCTTTTTTCTATTTCAGtcacttttatttcatttctgcaCCTTCGCTTTTGTGCTGATCTTATAATAATGAATACCTTTTCCTTTTCAGACCAATTCTCTTGAGGCAGTCTACAAGAACATCTACAAGCTGGTGCTGCTTCATGCATGCAGGTAAAGACAGTGACCTGACTGACTTTTGACTCTTTTTTTCCAAACCTAAAGTGCaatcttaaagggtaactttcgTATTTTTCAACATGGAATAAGTGAGTCATGGGGACAGCTATTTTTGaagttggtccagtattgagggcgAACGCTGTAACTAGCAGCCGTGAAAGAGTAGCATCGAGTaggagacttctccttgagcaagactctctctataatgtcagacacttaatacatacagacataaTAACAATCAGTGCCTGTCATAGCAAAAGCAAGCactttagtggatgtaaatgatggtgccagcttgcagcccgtgagcagctgtCATCAgcagcgttatccctcaatactggagtAAATTGTTGAGAAACTGTTATCCCTATGTCAATAAGatacaaaaacatggggaaataggatccaggttgaaaaattcCAAAGTTACCATTTAATTATGTACTGTAATTTTTACTGTTGTAACATAATATGCTAAAATACCACTGTCTATCATTCAGATTAAATAAATTCAGTGGGCACTGTGAATCATTTGTTTCCATTATCCACCTGAAGTATTGAAAAACAGTTCCAATCAACACAACTCTTCCTTCACTACTCACTTCCCCTCTCCAGTTTGTTCATTTTAATCTGTTGTTACAGTAAGCGCAGGGAGGGTTATCAATCAATACCTGCACTGAGCTGAAACTAATTTTACTGCCTTTTATCTCAGAATGTAAATATCTGAATGGGCAGGGCGCGTCTTGTTTGTCTCTtcctgatttttatttttctcgttAGGTTCCACGTGTGTGCCCAGAGTTTGCCCTTTGGTCAGACGGTTGCTAAGAACCCTGTCTACTTCCTGCGGATGATACTGGATATAGCTGAATACGCCAATCGACTCATCAGGCTCAGCAACAAAGGCAACATTTCCCCTTCATACAtctgggaaaaaaatcatttaagCAATATCAAGTTCAAAACTtatcatctcttttttttttttaatcccttCCCTTTACTCCAGGACTGATATTAGGCAGTAAGGCCCAGACCGGCATTGTGCAATATGAAGCAGTGGAGctgcttttctgtctttctttcttgctgGTGCTTTCACAACACCGTCCTCTCTACAAGGATCTGCTCCCACACCTGCACAAACGTATGTACCctcaggaaacacacacacaataatatCACCCAGGAACTATCCTACGGCACTACAAGATGACGAGCACGACATATTTTTCCAATTACGATAATAATAAAAGTTTATATAGCATATTTCATTCAACAAGTTCCCACagtccaaggtgacgtcttcagtTGTCTTGTTTAGTCAAAGCGAGTCAAAACGTGGTGCAAGGTGTTAAATCACCCAAGGTTAGAGTTCTGTCATAACTACagtgaaatgaaagaaaaaaatattacagaCCATTCCTGTTGTTTacgggtgtaagaaaatatcggaaaaaaaattatatcacgatattatgttttgtgattctgtatcgattctcaaaaacacgatattgatttttaattaaaagtttacatgcaaagatgaactccgACAgtgctttatttaatttgcaaagagatgcaccctctcaaagtagtgcaatgatgttggatgttacaggggcAACTAGGCAATTGCAATACATTGCaacatattgaatcgtaacccatGCATCATGATACGTaacgtatcaccagattcttgccaatacacagccctactgttGCTGTGTCAGGAGatattaaaggttctctatacaatatccagagcattactataacagcaaacaactatttgctatgtaaagatattgaagagtaatgtctacctgagtagagaGTGTGTTATTGTAGCACCCCACACTGAGCTCTGTCAGCAGAGTTGcggtttgttttcactgttaacactgttagcaccgttagctgcgagccaccgccatgttgagagctgtgcggaggcaatagaaatgctcccaatctggcattcagcacctttaataaTGAATGAGCCATACCTGCCTCAAatcatgttgctgctgtgtgATGGCTAAagatattttaatcaactgcATGGAAAAGATCCAACATTCTACAACTCACTGGTCAAACCGGATGTCAGTAGTGATGTTTCTGCAGAATGCTAGGTCCCTGGATTACTTTCAGTGACACATGGATGACATTATTCATACAGTAAGCCTCAGCTATTCTTCTGCCTGTTACAGCCTCTTGCTTTAATCCCATTTTTAAGTTGTACTTATATGATGCAAATATCAATCTAGTTGTAAAAGTGGGTAGCAAACAGGTCTGTGTGTACATGCCTCTGCCAACTACAATGTTGCCTATCAGTATTATGGTAGAAGCTCCAAGTAGGTGGAAACGCAAGTTCAATTTCATGCCAAAATGAGCGCAAAATTGCACCGCCTAATCATAAACACAGCCTCACCTTGTGTGTTCATTTAGAGGCATGAAGTGACTCACCTTAAAATACTCCATAAATGAACAATATGGAAACATCATCATTACAACTTGCTCGGAAGGTCAAAACCCTTAAATGTGGACTTTATGAGAGGCGCACCCAACCCAGCAAATCTAGATACAACACTTTGTCTTACTGTACATGTACACAAATCCGTTTATTGCCATCTTTACTTACAGGTGCTGGAAATGTTTCAGGTGGATGAATTTTCCAGTTcaccataaaaaaacaaacatcattcAGTTCTCTGCTGTCATCCTCTTGACAGGGAAGCGCCGTCTAGAGCGGCGTCTGGGGGATCTGAGGCTGGCCAGGGTTCGACAGGCCACTAACCCCAGGACCCCAGTCGACTTCTTGGCCATCCAGGTGTAGACTACCAGCCGCTAGCCCCAGTTGCAGCTCCCAACACCACAATGAAACCGTCAGCAGCTCAAAGGTATAGATACGTATTTAGTCTAGCTTCTCTAGAATGTGTCTGTTGTgagtttttgtcttttgtttctCCAAAGGGCACTGAGAATTTGACCCAatttctgtcaaagttaagaaagtacaaacctttttttgttgtttttattgtctcCCTCTCAGATTTGAAATCAGTGATTTGGATTTATCTGATCTTCAGTGTGCCAAAAGAAAATTATCCGTGACACAGTGTCAggaatgagagaaaaacagatcTGATATAAAACAATTAAGTGATAAACCTCAGTCATAAACACaccatataaaacaaaaaacacctgaTCAAAGTATAAGGAAATTGGATGATTAAAAATCATCCAGCTGCTGACGTAGACCCCGCCTCATCCCATAgctgtttgtctctctggaCTTTGATATACACTTTGTGGTAGTTTTCCACAAAGAAGACATCTGAGGTCACCTGGAAGATAATTTGTA
This Sebastes fasciatus isolate fSebFas1 chromosome 17, fSebFas1.pri, whole genome shotgun sequence DNA region includes the following protein-coding sequences:
- the LOC141754914 gene encoding telomerase reverse transcriptase-like yields the protein MRSGGIYQHVESTISKTNSLEAVYKNIYKLVLLHACRFHVCAQSLPFGQTVAKNPVYFLRMILDIAEYANRLIRLSNKGLILGSKAQTGIVQYEAVELLFCLSFLLVLSQHRPLYKDLLPHLHKRKRRLERRLGDLRLARVRQATNPRTPVDFLAIQV